Part of the Oncorhynchus mykiss isolate Arlee chromosome 12, USDA_OmykA_1.1, whole genome shotgun sequence genome, acacatgttgtttgctgaaaataaactcagatgacagtgagaggacgtttctttttttgcctaGTTTATGTTACACAGTACCACTGCAATATTATTGTGACACTCAAATCAAGTTAAATGAGTGATAGCGATATTTGTCCACTGTAGGTTTGCTGCTAAGTGGTAAGTGTCATTTGTTGAATTGTTAGTCTCACTCAAACTCTGAAGGGAGATACATGTAAGTGTGATCAATATATTTGTGCTATGTCTTACTTCATAACGAAGCAGAGCTGCTTCTCTGTAGTTAACAAGAAGAGATTTTTCTGCAACTGAAATGACAGGTCTTTCTCACAGCTGCTCCAAGGCAAGTCATAATTGGTCTGTTGTGAGGTTAAATCAACATTGTGCTGTAATACTTCTTCCAAATAATTATTTCATGGCTTGTGGTTCTGTTTTAGTTCTTAGGGCTTTGTAAAGGTAAACTTTCCTGAACATGTTCTTAAATAAATAGGTATACTATGAGAAATGACTATAATGGTCATTGTTAACTGTTTCTATAGAACccgctcctcttctcttccaacGTGCTGAATCTCAATCCAATTCTCTGAATCCAGCAGATTACCTATAGAGATCTTCTTAAATGTATGCAGAGGCATGTTCACAATAGTACGCTAATGTGGCCCCACATGTGGCATTTTTACCTTGTACGCCTCCCCATCCTGCAATCACAGATAAGACTCTTGACCTCTGAGCTGAGTACTAAGAGATTGTTATGTCATGTTATTTACAAAAGGTGTATTGCTCTTCAAGGATCTTTGGTCTATACCCAATCAAGTCATCTTAAAACGCCCCCAGAAAATGAATTAGTCACCACCGGCCCACAATAATCTTTCCTTATTATCACACAATATAACTGCCCTCGACATGTCCAATGAATATTTAATACAAAATGTTACATTAATTGGAACTAAAAAAAGTGTCTGTAACGTACTGTTGTAATAGCAGCTCTTTCAACAAACATTGTCCTTGTATCATCAGTGCGGTACCATTACAATAACCGTATTTTGTCTCTCCAAAAACCGGTCCAAAGGATAAGGTTACTTTCCAAATCCCCGTAGTACAGTAGTAATTGTAGAGTTATAAGGTCTGAGCACTATACTGCTGTCCTGAAAGGCAATATCCTCTTGATTAGAACTAAAGCCCTTAAACCCACTGTCACTTCCAGATAATACTATTTTAAAGGAGATTACTCTTTACTTCTTGAGTATTCAGAGATTAGTACAGGATCCCTATCTATGACTAGATTAAAAACTGTAATCTGATTTGCAAAAAACATCCTGTTTCTTTATcctatttttattctgtacaaatCCTGAATTGGGATGATTCAATCAATAAAGTCTATCCTCTATTCTGCAGGTGTTATATTTCTTGAGAACAAAAGAACAACACTATGAAGACCCGGACTAGACTGGGTAGCTCTCTACTGAAGACATGACAAGGAGAGGGTGTTTGATATCAATGTAATCTATTATAGAAATGACAATTGTTCAATCAATGAAAAATGTACAAACAAATATAAGAGATTATTCAACAGATAACTTTATAAAGAAGAATTATTTCTATCAATATCATTTTTCCTTTCTGATGGAAATAGGAAGCTACATTTGAAGTGACTCAGACATGGTTGCTTATTTTGGCCTCTCATTGAACGTACTCCTGAATAAATATTTCTCAAAGGCATGGTCAGAGAACGCAAAATAAAGTAGACTGCAAAATAAtccatatgtattattattattttttaaatatatatatatatatatatatatatatatatatatatatatatatatatatatatatatatatatatatatatatatatacatacagtaccagtcaaaggtttggacacacccactcattcaagggtttttctttatttgtatttttacattgtagattactagtgaagacatcaaaactatgaaataacacatggaatcatgtagtaaccaaaaaagtgttaaacaaatccaaatatattttagattcttcaaggtagccttgatgacagctttgcacactcttggcattctctcaaccagattcacctggaatgcatttcccacagtttgaaggagttcccacatctgCTCAGCACTAgttggcagcttttccttcactctgcagtccatttaaattgggttgagatcgggtgattgtggaggccaggtcatctgatacagcactccatcactctccttattggtcaaatagcccttacacaggctggaggtgtgttggatcattgtcctgtttaaaaaaaaatgataatcccactaagcgcaaaccagatgggatggcgtatcgctgcagaatgctgtggtagccatgctggctaagtgtgccttgaattctaaataaatgactgacagtgtcaccagcaaagcacccccacaccatcacacctcctcctccatgcttcacagttggaaccacacatgcagagatcatccgtacTCTGTGTCGCaaaaagacacagcggttggaacaaaaaatctcacatttggactcatcagaccagatcagtctaatgtccattgctcgtgtttctaggcccaagcaagtctcttattattattggtgtcctttagtagtggtttctttgcagcaatttgaccatgaaggcctgattcatgtctcctctgaacagttgatgttgagatgtgtcttttacttgaactctgtgaagcatttatttggtctgcaatttctgaggctggtaactaatgaactcatcttctgcagcagaggtaactctgggtcttcctttcatgtggtggtcctcgtgagagccagtttcatcatagcgcttgatggtttttgcgactgtacaactttaaaagttcttgtcattttccggattgactgacctttatgtcttaaagtaatggtggacttCCGTTTCTGTCATCTGTCAGTTTCTgtcagctgtcatcaaggctaccttgaagaatctaaaatatattttgatttgtttaacacttttttggttactacatgattccatgtgttatttcatagttttgattctcttcactattattctaccatgtagaaaatagtaaaaataaagacaaacccttgaatgagttggtgtgtccaaacttttgactagtactgtatatactgaatacattattttaaagtattttgtatttttataattACCATTCTTTCCAACCACTATTCATCAAGGATGCAGTTTATTCAGACTATAATAAGATCCTTATAACCAAGAAGTGTGGTTTCCTCAACATATTTCTTAATATAACAACAAGATATATGGGCCTTGAGGTTTTCTTCCACCAGAAAATCCATGGCAGCCTGAATAGAGGAGAGAATGGTTCAAATGTACtaacacataataataataatattgcaaTTAAAAAATAGGACCAAACATGCAACTATTTATTTGTTACCACAGGCATCATGAGTCATGTGTGGAAGCCAATTCCCACCACATAAAAAGAAGTCAATACTATCTAAAATGTAGTGATGGGAAATcatacatatagtatatatattttttgacatttaacctttatttaaccaggcaagttaagaacaaagtcttatttacaatgacggcctaggaacacaacacaacacaacacaactcaacacaatAGCGATGGTTTGTTGTGTGATTAACTTTTTAATTACGGATGCAAAGTCCTACATGATGCAACCCTGCATAAAGCATGCTCAGCACTTAGCTCTATTGACCACTAAcagttgttgtctctgtgtctgtgtaaagGACCAGGAGTCCTCCCTAGGGCGAGGACTTAATATCTCAACAttttataggacacatcactgcacgctatactcctctgtaaactggccatctctgtatacccggTGCAAGACTCACTGgatgatgcttatttataaaaccctcttagacctcactcccccctatctgagatatctactgcagccctcatcctccacatacagcaCCCATTCTGCCATTCACATTcggttaaaggtccccaaagcacactcATCCCTGTATCGCTCCTATTTTTAGTTTGCAGCAGCTAGCAACTGGAAACAGCTGCaataaacactcaaactggacagttttatctccatctctacattcaaagactcaatcaatcatggacacttactgacacttcccgtgatgtattgttgtctctacctttttgcccttcgtgctgttgtctgtgcctaacaatgtttgtaccatgtttgtgctgctaccgccatgttgtgttgttgtcatgttgtgctgctaccatgtatTGTCATGTTCCTGCCAttttatgttgttgtcttatgtctctctttatgcagtgttgtggtgtctctttttttgtgatgtgtgttttgtcctacatttAACAAGTTGGGCcccatccccacaggaggccttttgcctcttggtaggccgttattgtaaataatattttgttATTAATTGACTTGAATAGTCAAATTAAGGTTAGAAAAAAGTATCTCAAAATGTTGACTTACGTATCTCAAAATGTGTAGATACTACCTAGAAATGTTTAGACAGAAAATTATTATACTAAGGTCAAATTTTTTAaattctcaatatcaaataattgctgggtaacaattaagtaccttacagtGATTGTTTTCAAAATTGTTTTCaattagcaaagagcaatttctcaagcaataattttgcttggactgtctgggagtggtctgagtagggagggaaaaactgaaaactagTTGTTATTGGCAGAGTAGTTTGGAACAATATGTAATTGGAccattaactaatttaccgcctgttgatgtcaccaggcaggccaaaactccattccACCAAAACAGAATGACATTTCAAACTGttcttacactaaaaggacattattttcacaatttcacagtattattcaaacctgtgtgtaaatatatataaaacacagtaaaaCACGTTTTTGACTTCATGGGATTCCAAAGTCATGAGAGTTTTCCTTTGACAGAAGAGCTGCAACACCTTTGCCCCTGAAAGACTCGGGTACATAAGTTGACAGTAGATCTACCTCCTTCTTGCTCGTAAATTTGTAGCGCAGCACCGCGCTATCCTGATGTCCTGTGCCAAGAGAGTAAAATGTTATTTATACGTGTAACATATTATATTCCCCACAGTCATGCGTTCCTAACTAGGAACGTTCCCAAGTGGGCCATGCATGAACACCGGCCTCAAGTTACTATAACCCCCTGGTTGTAAATGGCAATCCCTGCTCTGTTTCACGCTCACCTTCGCCGTCCAGGTTGATAGAAAAGCAGAGGTTGTATCGGTCATGTTTTACTCTCAAGTCGGCGTTAGGACTCAATACACTAAAGGCAGACATAtgagtattcaaaccctttacagaATGAGGTGTGCTGTTCAATGCATAGACGCGGAAAATCTATTTTCGTACAGCCATATCGATTGTCTTGTTCAAGAGTCAGTTCTCGCTCATGGCTGTGCGCAGTCTTTCCCAATGCAATTCCATTGATGTCCACTAGCCAGCGTAAAATAGTTACTTCATGACTTTAATGAGTTGAGATTGTAATTAAATTACCATCCACCTCTGTCACAAAATACAAATATGAGTCTTCAATTCCATCTGTAGATTACAAAGTGGTCTCTTTACCAATGTTACATATATTATGAAAGGTAAAGACAAGGAGACAGAGCTCAAAACAAGGTTTATTTCTAGGTTCTGTAGGCCTAATATACAGTTCCCAATAACACAAACAACAGTTTCCCTCATTTCTGCTATATGACAGTTCTGCTGAAGCAAGTTGTGTACCTTATGAAATACCCAAGTTATTTTACTTTACAAGTAAACATTTTTCCAACATATTTTTCAGTCACCTGTGTCCATTCAGCATTGAAAACATTCCAACATTTCAATAATCATTTTGTCTTCTTCTCTTTTCATTCCGGTCTCAGCTGGTCCTCCATATTTGACAGTCATAAGTGCTGGCCCAACACATCATCTTATTCCCAGTTCTATGTGGTGTGTATCCAGAATCCAGTGCCAATCCAATTCTATGTTGAATACAGCTCCTCTGAGTCTGCTAAAGCTGCAATAGTATTCACTCCTGCAGCATTATTCATTCCTGCAGCATTATTCACTCCTGCAACATTAGGGATCTGGCATAGATGGCCATCTTGGGGAGGGAGTGAGCCATGACCACCTCTCTCTTCTTGCTGTTCAGAATCTTCAGGATCTCATTGGCAGCCTCTGCTGGTGTGATGCCCATAACCTTCTTTTcggagaaaagggggggggggggggggataaggtTGGTTAGAGTAGTCagaccaacacaacacacagtttTAAGATCATCAACTGAGACAGCAGGTTACTTGACCAGATGGACTTCTTGGTCTTTTCCCCAGATGGAGGGGAGATGATGAAGGTGTGGTTGACAGTGCTGACAGAGATGCCATACTCCTGGACCTCAGCCCGCAGACAGTCAAAGAAGGCTTGGACCGCATGCTTAAGAGGCAGCATCTGAAACCCAGCAAAAGCCAAATTCAGACCCTGATCTCCCGCTCATACAATTGTTTCATTATTGAGGGAACTCATACTGTACATCTGAATACCTGTTAATTCAAACTTCATCAAACTACATTCAGAAGTAGGCCTGCTGTCAGTATGAAAATGACTGAACTCACAAGTGGCACGGAAAGGCATAACACTCCAGCGTCTCTCCGATCACATCTGGCATGTTGTTCATATCA contains:
- the LOC110538581 gene encoding dehydrogenase/reductase SDR family member 7C-B-like isoform X1; the encoded protein is MALYATENDIPIGLFQSMDPAAIMLVPVVVVVTAVVIFLHSLVLKFLSTAMVRNKVVVITDALTGLGKECAKLFHEGGARVILCGKTLEKLEGFADNLTSATDPKLTFPPKLVLVDFGDMNNMPDVIGETLECYAFPCHLCCLLSMRSKPSLTVCGLRSRSMASLSALSTTPSSSPLHLGKRPRSPSGQKVMGITPAEAANEILKILNSKKREVVMAHSLPKMAIYARSLMLQE
- the LOC110538581 gene encoding dehydrogenase/reductase SDR family member 7C-B-like isoform X4 → MDPAAIMLVPVVVVVTAVVIFLHSLVLKFLSTAMVRNKVVVITDALTGLGKECAKLFHEGGARVILCGKTLEKLEGFADNLTSATDPKLTFPPKLVLVDFGDMNNMPDVIGETLECYAFPCHLCCLLSMRSKPSLTVCGLRSRSMASLSALSTTPSSSPLHLGKRPRSPSGQKVMGITPAEAANEILKILNSKKREVVMAHSLPKMAIYARSLMLQE
- the LOC110538581 gene encoding dehydrogenase/reductase SDR family member 7C-B-like isoform X3, translated to MDLECLLSMDPAAIMLVPVVVVVTAVVIFLHSLVLKFLSTAMVRNKVVVITDALTGLGKECAKLFHEGGARVILCGKTLEKLEGFADNLTSATDPKLTFPPKLVLVDFGDMNNMPDVIGETLECYAFPCHLCCLLSMRSKPSLTVCGLRSRSMASLSALSTTPSSSPLHLGKRPRSPSGQKVMGITPAEAANEILKILNSKKREVVMAHSLPKMAIYARSLMLQE